One segment of Macaca fascicularis isolate 582-1 chromosome 4, T2T-MFA8v1.1 DNA contains the following:
- the ZBTB24 gene encoding zinc finger and BTB domain-containing protein 24, translated as MAETSPEPSGQLVVHSDAHSDTVLASFEDQRKKGFLCDITLIVENVHFRAHKALLAASSEYFSMMFAEEGEIGQSIYMLEGMVADTFGILLEFIYTGYLHASEKSTEQILATAQFLKVYDLVKAYTDFQNNHSSPKPTTLNTAGAPVVVISNKKNDPPKRKRGRPKKVNTLQEEKSELAAEEEIQLRVNNSVQNRQNFVVKGDSSVLNKQIAAKEKEESEPTCEPSREEEMPVEKDENYDPKTQDGPASQSRYSKRRIWRSVKLKDYKLVGDQEDRGSAKRICGRRKRPGGPEARCKDCGKVFKYNHFLAIHQRSHTGERPFKCNECGKGFAQKHSLQVHTRMHTGERPYTCTVCSKALTTKHSLLEHMSLHSGQKSFTCDQCGKYFSQNRQLKSHYRVHTGHSLPECKDCHRKFMDVSQLKKHLRTHTGEKPFTCEICGKSFTAKSSLQTHIRIHRGEKPYSCGICGKSFSDSSAKRRHCILHTGKKPFSCPECNLQFARVDNLKAHLKIHSKEKHVSDASSISGSSNTEEVRNILQLQPYQLSTSGEQEIQLLVTDSVHNINFMPGPSQGISIVTAESSQNMTADQAANLTLLTQQPEQLQNLILSAQQEQTEHIQSLNMIESQMGPSQTEPVHVITLSKETLEHLHAHQGQTEELHLATNTSDPAQHLQLTQESDPPPPTHHVPQPTPLGQDQS; from the exons ATGGCAGAAACATCGCCAGAGCCTTCTGGGCAGCTTGTTGTACACTCGGACGCTCACAGTGACACTGTCCTGGCCAGTTTTGAGGATCAGAGGAAGAAAGGCTTCCTCTGTGACATTACTTTAATCGTGGAGAATGTCCATTTCCGGGCCCACAAAGCCTTACTTGCTGCCAGTAGTGAATACTTCTCAATGATGTTCGCAGAAGAGGGGGAAATCGGCCAGTCCATTTATATGCTGGAAGGCATGGTTGCCGACACCTTTGGTATCCTGCTGGAATTTATCTACACAGGTTATCTCCATGCCAGTGAGAAAAGTACAGAACAAATCCTGGCTACTGCTCAGTTCTTAAAAGTCTATGACCTGGTAAAGGCTTACACAGACTTCCAAAATAATCATAGCTCCCCAAAGCCAACAACTTTGAACACTGCTGGTGCCCCAGTGGTTGTTATCTCTAATAAGAAAAACGATCCTCCAAAGCGGAAACGGGGAAGACCAAAAAAAGTCAATACATTGCAGGAGGAGAAGTCAGAACTGGCTGCAGAGGAAGAAATACAGTTAAGAGTGAACAATTCAGTTCAGAATAGACAAAACTTCGTGGTTAAAGGAGACAGTAGTGTACTGAATAAGCAGATTGCAgcgaaagaaaaggaagaatcgGAGCCTACTTGTGAGCCAAGTAGAGAGGAGGAAATGCCAGTTGAAAAAGATGAGAACTATGATCCCAAGACCCAGGATGGCCCGGCAAGCCAGAGTCGGTACAGCAAGCGGAGGATTTGGAGATCCGTCAAACTTAAAGATTACAAACTTGTTGGGGATCAAGAGGACCGTGGTTCAGCCAAGAGGATCTGTGGAAGGAGAAAGCGCCCTGGAGGCCCTGAGGCCCGTTGTAAAGACTGTGGCAAGGTCTTTAAGTACAATCACTTTTTAGCAATCCACCAGAGGAGCCACACAG GGGAGCGACCTTTCAAATGTAATGAGTGTGGAAAAGGCTTTGCCCAGAAGCACTCGCTACAGGTCCACACCAGGATGCACACAGGCGAGCGACCGTACACCTGCACCGTGTGCAGCAAGGCTCTGACCACCAAGCACTCACTGCTGGAGCACATGAGCCTGCACTCAG GACAGAAGTCTTTTACCTGTGATCAATGTGGAAAATATTTCAGCCAGAACAGACAACTAAAGAGCCATTACCGAGTTCATACAG GACACTCATTACCGGAATGCAAAGACTGCCATCGCAAATTCATGGATGTGTCTCAGCTGAAGAAACATCTGCGAACACACACAG gtgagaaGCCATTTACTTGTGAAATCTGTGGCAAATCTTTCACAGCAAAGAGTTCTCTTCAGACCCACATCAGAATCCATCG agGAGAAAAGCCGTACTCGTGTGGCATTTGTGGCAAATCCTTCTCTGACTCCAGTGCCAAAAGGAGACACTGCATTCTGCACACCGGCAAGAAGCCTTTCTCGTGCCCTGAGTGTAACTTACAGTTTGCTCGCGTAGACAACTTGAAGGCTCACTTGAAAATTCATAGCAAGGAGAAGCATGTGTCAGATGCCAGCAGCATTTCTGGCAGTAGTAACACAGAAGAGGTCAGGAATATTCTTCAGCTACAGCCATATCAACTCTCTACCTCGGGAGAGCAGGAAATTCAGCTTCTTGTAACTGATTCTGTACATAACATCAATTTCATGCCCGGTCCCAGCCAGGGAATCAGCATCGTGACTGCAGAGAGTTCCCAGAACATGACTGCAGACCAGGCTGCTAATCTTACCCTGCTCACGCAGCAACCAGAGCAACTGCAGAATTTAATTCTTTCAGCTCAACAGGAGCAAACAGAACACATTCAGAGCCTCAATATGATTGAAAGCCAGATGGGGCCCTCACAGACAGAGCCAGTGCACGTGATCACTCTGTCCAAGGAAACACTGGAACATCTTCACGCCCATCAAGGGCAAACAGAGGAGCTCCATTTAGCTACAAATACTTCAGATCCAGCTCAGCACCTGCAGTTGACACAGGAGTCTGATCCGCCACCACCCACTCACCACGTGCCCCAGCCAACGCCGCTTGGCCAGGATCAGAGCTGA